CTGTTCCGGTCGAGACGACGCCACAGGATATCTCGGAGGACGAACAGCCTACCGGCGTCCCACAGTGACGTGTCTCCTGTCGTCGCCCTCACTCCGTAACCGGACGGAGATGTTCGCAATCTCCCGCTGAAACGACTTCTGTCCCAGATTCTGTCTCGATGACGAGCGCGCCCGGGAACTGGATATCTACGGCTTCGCCCTCGATGGGGCCGCCCGGCGTCTCGACCCGGACCTGTTGTCCCAGCGTCGTCGCGTACTCCCGCCACGCCTCGACGACCTGCTCCGTGTCCTGGCGCAGCGAGTCGAACTCCTCCAGCAGTCGCTGGGTGAACAGCCGTCGGTCGACCGGCTCGCCGCGCTCGGCCGAGAGACTCGTCGGGTTCGCTTCGTCGGGCAAGTCCGCGGGGTCGACGTTCGCGTTGACGCCGATGCCCACGACGACCCACGAGACGCGGTCGGCCTCGCCTTCCATCTCGGTGAGGATGCCGACTAGCTTGCGTTCTTCCTCGCCGCGCCGGACGAGCACGTCGTTGGGCCACTTGATGCTGGCGTCGACGCCGGCCTCGCGGGCCGCCCGCGTCACCGCGACGGCCGCCGCGAGCGTGAACACCGGCGCGTGGGCCATCGGCACGTCGGGCCGGAACAGCACCGAGAGCCAGGCCCCGCCGCTCGGCGAGTGCCAATCGCGGTCGAGTCGCCCCCGGCCGCCGGTCTGTTCGTCGGCCAGCACTACGACGTCCGACGCCCCCTCCGCCGCGAGGTCGCGGGCACGAGCGTTCGTGCTGGGGATGCTGTCGTGGTACTCGACGGAGAACGGCGCGTCGAGGCCGTATTCGACCGCGCTCGCCCCGAACTCCGGTACCGAATCGAGGACGTAGCCCGCATCGTCGCTGCGGATCTCGAACCCCTCGTCACGCAGGGCTTCGACGTGCTTCCAGACCGCAGAGCGGGAGATGTCCAGTTCGTCGGCGAGGGTCGGCCCCGAGACAGGGCCGTCTGCCAGTGCATCGAGTACCCGGTGGCGTGTCTCGTTCATGGAGGGGGCTTCGACCGGCCGGAATAAAAGGCGTCTGCAGCGCGCGGCGGGCAGGCCGCTCGCTCACCCGATCACAAAGAGCAAGTCGCCCATGTCGACGGATTCGCCCTCGCTGACGGCTACGTCGTTGACAGTGCCGCCGCGTTCGGCGACAATGTCGTTTTCCATCTTCATCGCTTCCAGCACACAGAGGACGTCGCCGGCCTCGACCTCGTCGCCTTCCTCGACGTTGACCTCCAGAATCGTCCCCTGCATCTCCGCGGCGACTTCCTGCCCTTCGGCGGCGGTGGCACTGCCGCCTCCGCTGTCTGAACTACTGCCGCCCCGTGGCCGCTGTGGCTGGCTCCCGCCGTCGGCGTCCACGTCGCCGACGTTGATCGGGGGTGCGCCGCGCTCTTCGAGGTCGACTTGGAACCGCTTGCCGTTGACTTCGACGGTGAACTCGCGTTCGACGACTTCCTCGTCCTCGTCGCCATCGGATTCGGTGACTGTGCCCCACTGCTCCTGCGCCTCTTCGATACGCGTGCGGTCGAGGTGTTCGTCGAGGTACTTCGTGGTGTGTGTCCCGGTGACGAACTTCTCGTCGGTGAGCATCAGGCGGTGGAACGGAATGACAGTCGGGATGCCTTCGATGTCGAAGTCCTTGAGCGCCCGTTTCCCGCGCTCGATACACTCCTCACGGTCCCCGCCGTAGGTGATGAGCTTCGCGATCATCGAGTCATAGTCCGTGACGAGGTCGTCGCCCTGCCGGAGCGCGTCGTCGAGGCGGACGCCGATACCGCCCGGCGGGTCGTAGGTGTCGAGGCTGCCGCCGGTTGCGGGCGCGAAGTCGTCAGCGGCGTTCTCGGCGTTGATGCGGAACTCCATCGCGTGACCTTCGATCTCCACGTCGTCCTGCTCGAAGGTGATCTCCTCGTCCATCGCCACCCGAAGTTGCCACTTGACGATGTCGATGTCGGTGATCTCCTCGGTGACGCAGTGCTCGACCTGAATGCGGGTGTTAACCTCGAGGAAATAGAAGTTCGCCTCCTCGCCGAGCAGTTCCCCTTGCTCGCGGTCGGTGTCCTCTTCGACGAGGAACTCGACAGTCCCGGCGTTGTAGTAGTCCGATTCGCGGACGCCGCGTCGGGCAGCGTCGCCGATCTTCTCGCGGAGCGCATCGTTCAGGGCCGGCGATGGCCCCTCCTCAATGACCTTCTGGTGGCGGCGCTGGAGCGAGCAGTCACGCTCGCCCAGATGCCGGACGTTGCCGTGGTGGTCGGCGATGATCTGGACCTCGATGTGGCGGGGGTTCTCAAGATACCGTTCGAGATACACCGAATCGTTCGAGAAGTACGCCTCTCCTTCCCGCTTTGCGCTTTCGAGTTGTTCCTCGGCTTCCTCAGGGTCGTGGACGATTTTCATCCCGCGGCCGCCACCGCCACCCTCGGCCTTGATGGCCACCGGGAAGCCGTTTTCCTCGCCGAACTCGACGACTTCCTCGGGGTCATCGACCGGGTCGGTCGTCCCGGGGACGATGGGCACGTCGGCCGACTGCATGATCTTGCGGGCCTTCGTCTTCTCGCCCAGTGCCTCCATCGACTCGCTCTCGGGGCCGACCCAGGTGACGCCGTCCGTCTCCTGGACGCGCTCCGCGAAGTCGGCGTTCTCCGCGAGGAAGCCGTACCCAGGATGGATGGCGTCCGCGTCGGCCTGCTTGGCCGCGTCGATAATCGCTTCCTGGTCGAGATAGGAGTCTGCGGCACGGGCCGGACCGACGTTGTACGCCTCGTCCGCATACCGGACGTGCCCGGCGTGCTTGTCGGCGTCAGAGTAGACGGCCACTGTGCCGATGCCCAACTCCTCGCATGCGCGCATCACGCGCACCGCTATCTCCCCGCGATTAGCGACGAGCACCTTATCGAACATACGCCCTCATACTGAGAGTCGGCCCATAAAACTATGCGCAGATAGCGGCCAAACTTACATATATAATCATGTTAGTATGGAACATGACCACAAACCGACTCAGGGCGTCGCCGAGCAACTGACAAAAAACTGTCCGCGATTAGAACCGTTCGGCGCGGCCGGCAGCGCTCCAGGGGTCGGTCGGCGCGTCCGAGCGAACCCGAACGGACCGCTTCTGCGTGGCTTCAACGCGCCCGGAGAACGACCACTGTCTGCCGTCCCAGGAGTCCCCGTCGTCTGCCGCCGCAGCCGCCGCGGCCGCTGCCGCCGCGCGCTGACGGTCGGTGAGGTGTGCACCGATGGCGACGGCGATGGCGGCCGCCTCGTCCGTCGACGCGTCGTCGAGCTGGGCAGCGATCTCCGCGACCAGTTCGGCGTCGACAGCCGAGTCAGTGTCTGCGGCCATCGTTACAGTGGGATGTTGCCGTGCTTGCGGTCGGGCTGGTCCTTGCGTTTCCCCCGGAGGAGGTCAAGGTCGTCGATGAGCCGCGGGCGGGTTTCCTGGGGTTCGATGACATCGTCGACGAAGCCGCGCTTGGCCGCCGTATAGGGGTTTGCGAAGGCGTCGCGGTACTCGTCGATGAGTTGTTGCCGGCGGGCCTCCACGTCGTCGGCGTCTTCCAGTTCGTCGTCGTAGAGGACGTTCACCGCGCCCTTCGGCCCCATCACGGCGATTTCGGCGGTCGGCCAGGCGTAGTTCATGTCCGCGCCGATGTGCTTCGACGCCATCACGTCGTAGGCCCCGCCGTAGGCTTTCCGCGTGATGACGGTCACCAGTGGGACGGTGGCCTCCGAGTAGGCGTACAGGAGCTTCGCGCCGTGGTTGATGATGGCGTTGCGCTCCTGGTCCTTGCCGGGCATGAACCCGGGCACGTCGACGAACGTGAGAATCGGGATGTTGAACGCGTCACAGAACCGAACAAAGCGAGCGCCCTTCCGCGAGGCATTGATGTCGAGCGTGCCGGCGTTGACTCGCGGCTGGTTGCCAACGACACCGACGCTGTGGCCGTCCATGCGGGCGAACCCGATGACGATATTGCGCGCGAAGTCCTCGGCCACCTCGAAGAAGGAGTCTTCGTCGACGATGCGCCCAACGACATCCGTCATGTCGTAGGGTTTCTGTGGTGCGTCGGGAACAGCCGTCTTCAGTGCCTCGTCCCGCCGTTCAGGGTCGTCCCAGGGTTTGACCCGCGGCGGGTCCTCGACGTTGTTCTGGGGGAGATACGAGAGGAGGTACCGGATGTCGTCCATCGCCTCTTTCTCGTCGGCGGCCGTGAAGTGAGCCACCCCGGACTCGGAGGCGTGGGTCTTCGCGCCGCCGAGTTCGTCGAAGCCGACCTCCTCGCCGGTCACCGTCTCGATGACGTCGGGCCCGGTGATGAACATGTGGCTGGTCTCCTCGACCATGTAGACGAAGTCCGTAATGGACGGGGAGTACACTGCACCGCCGGCACACGGCCCCATGATGGCCGAAATCTGTGGCACGACACCGCTAGCTTGCTGATTGCGGTGGAAGATATCGGCGTAGCCCGCCAGCGAGTCGATCCCTTCCTGAATCCGCGCGCCGGCGGAGTCGTTCAGCCCGATAATGGGTGCGCCCGTTTCGATGGCCTTGTCCATCACCTTACAGACTTTCTGTGCGAACGCCTCGCCCAGCGACCCGCCGAAGACGGTGAAGTCGTGGGCGAAGACGTACACCCGGCGGCCGTCGACTTTGCCGTAGCCGACGACGACGCCGTCTCCCGGTACTTTCTTGTCGGCCATGTCGAAGTTCGTCGAGCGGTGTTCACGGAGCGAGTCGATCTCGACGAAGGTGCCGTCGTCGAGGAAGTAATCGATGCGCTCACGCGCGGTGAGTTTCCCGCGGTCGTGTTGCGCCTCGATTCGTTCCTCGCCACCACCTCGTTCGGCCTCGGCTTTTCGTTCCCGAAGGTCCTCGACACGGTCATCGTGGCTCACGCGATATCACTTCTCCCGGACCGGAGCATATCCGACTCCTTGCGGGCATCCGAGAAAAGCGTTATCAAACTTCACCATTATTTCTCGTATTCGATAACGGAAACCGGCGGAGTTTTGAGCGATGGCCCGTTGCTTTCGCGCGTGAAGAACGTCACGGCCCGCCAGCACAACCCCTTCGGCTTCGACGCACCGTGTGAGCCGTTCGTGCCCGGGTACGGCGACGCCAACGCCCACTTTCACGTCATCGGCGACCATCCGGGTGTCCACGGTGGCGAAACGTCCGGCATCCCCTTTACCGACAGCGCTGCGGGCGAACGCCTCCAGCGGGCGCTTGTCGAGGCCGGACTGCTGGCCGAAGCCGGCACGCCGCCGACCGTCGAAAAGACGTATCTGTCCTATCTGTATATGTGCGGCGGCGAACCGCCGACCGAGTCGGACTACGACGACTTGGAACCGCTGTTCGACACGGAACTCCGGGCCATCACCGCCCACGTTCTCCTACCTGTCGGCGAGCGCGCCACGCGACATGTGTTCGCGAACACGACATCGGAGCCGACCGAGTCCATAGACATGGACGCGCGCCACGCCACGGAGGTCGTCGGGAGCGGCTGGCTCGTCTACCCCATCAAAGAGCCCGCGGAGTGGACCGCTGACGAGGAGGACGCCCTCGTCGACGCGCTGACCGCGCTGCTGGAGACGGACTACCGCCGCGAGGCGGACCTCGGGCGGTTCCTGCCGAACGACGACCCGTATCTGGTCCGGTAGCGGTTCTATTGATTCTTACAGCGGCTCCGACGATCAGAAACAGTGGCTACAGCGCCCACTCGTCCGAGAGCGGTTCCGCGGACGCCCAGTACGCGTCGAACGCCTCGATAGCCCACTCGCGGACGGCCGGCGCGGTCGTATCGATCGACGCCTGTAGAACGCCGTTGTCGTCCCGCAACAGCAGATGGACCACGTCGTCGGCGATCATCACCGCAAGTGGCACACCGTCGGTTCGCACCCGGACTGACGCGTCCGGTTCGGCACGCAGCGATTCGAGTCGTTTCCGGAGTCGGTCGTCCGCCGCCAGTGCGTCTATCGCGCCGGGCGAGAACACGCCCGAGAACCGCTGTTCGCCGGCGGTGACCCGTTCCTGAACGACTCGAATCGCCTGGTCGTTGAACGCATGGGAGAACGTCCGGACTTCCTCGGCATCTCGAAGCAGGTCGAGCAATCGCTGGACCGGCGCGTTCGGGCGCGTCTGACTTGGAACGGTTATCGTGGCGTCGGCCAGATGTTGCAGGTCGAAGGCCATCGCATCGGTGGGGAGATACTGGACGATGTCGCGCAGCCGCTGCTCGGTTTCGAGGCTACCGAGGAGGTCGGTGAACCCGTTAGCAACGATGCGGCCCGTCGCCGTGGCGACGTACTCGCCCCCTGTTCGGCGAATCCACGACCGCTCTTCGAAGTCAGCGATGATCCGGCCGAGCGTCGCCTGTGACGCGCCGGTTTCGGCCGCCAGTTCCCCGCGTGAGTGTGGCTCCGTGGCCAGAAGCCGCAACACCTCGACCCGGTTTGACGAGAGCGCGAGGAACTCGATCTCTTCGAGCGCCGATTCCATACCGCCACGTTAGGAAGTCCGTCCTAAATCGCTTTCGTAGTATGAAATAATTTCACACCGTGCACATCCGCCACGGGTGTTCGGCCGTTTCGCGTTATGTAATATTTTCTAAACGGGCCTATAAGTATCGATACCGTACTGTAGAGTACGATGATTCAGGTTTCTCCACGCGTTCTCTCTGTCGGCTGTGCAGTCATTTCAGAACCCAAATACGAGGTGGCGGTATGATTTCGCGCCGCACCCTCGCCCTCGCTGCGGTCGCCAGCGTCCTGCTCGGCGGGACCTTCGTCGGCGCGAAGGCCGGCCTGTCGTATCTCCCGCCGCTTCTGTTCGTCGCCCTCCGATTCGACATCGCCGCCGTCGTGCTCCTCGGCTACATCGTCGTGACCCGATCACGGGACGAACTGCTCCCGCGAACCCGTGGCGATGTGCTGGCGATTCTCTCGACGGGGCTATTCGCCCTCGGCCTCGCGAACGCGCTGCTATTCGTGGGCCAGCAGTCCGCCACCAGCGCGGTCGCCGCCATCGTGTTCAGTCTCAACCCGATACTGACGCCGGTGTTCGCCGCTATCCTGCTCTCCGACGAGCGGCTCTCGGCCCGCGGCGGCCTCGGCATGGTTATCGGCCTGCTCGGCGTCGGCCTCGTCGTCAGCCCCGACCCGGCGATGCTCCTGAGCGGCGGCATCGGCAAGCTCGTTCTGTTCGCTGGCGCGACCAGCGCCGCGCTGGGCAGCGTCCTCATCCGGTGGTCCGGCGGCGGCCTGTCAAGTACAGTCCGGACCGCGTGGGCGCTCCCCGTCGCCGCTGCGCTCTGTCACGCGCTGAGCATCGGCATGGGCGAATCGGCGGCCACGGCGGTCTGGTCTCCGACTGCGATAGCGGCCCTGCTGTACGTCGGTATCTTCTCCGGGGCAATCGCCTACATCGCCTACTTCGGCCTGCTCGATGTCACCGGTGCGATCCAGGCTAACCTCATCTTCTACGTGGTCCCCGTCGTGTCGACGCTCGGCGGGTGGGCCGTGCTCGGCGAGGCTATCACCCCGACTGCAGTGGCCGGCTTTCTGACCATCTTCACCGGGTTCGCGGTGCTTGGCAGCGAGTCGGTCGATATCCACGCACTGCTCCCGGGTACCGCCGACGAGGGTGACACTGCCCCCGAGAGTCTCGGGATTGCGGACGAACCGCGCGGGTTCGAATCCGACTGAAATCGGCTAGTAGGGTGTCGTATAGCTGCTGTCTAGTTTAAATCGTTAGTACACTGAGTCCACCAGTCATAGAAATTCAGCAACGCATTCATACCGCCATCATGTGTCTACAATGGTGTGAATTTCAACGAAAACGGACGCATTCGACAGCTCTTGATACCGATTGGCGGATTGGCTCTGGTCATTCAGTCGATAGCGTTTGAATCTACGTTTGAAATCGTAGAAAGTCCCGGTGTTTCCGGGACCCTCAGAGACGTGCTGAGCGGTGGTCTGTTGCTGGTGGCAACGGTCTGCCTCTTCGGTGGCGTGTATCTACGTCTACGCGAAGCGTGACAGAGACACAGCCCTATGGTACAGTCTACTCAGACTCCTGCGGCCGAAAAAATACTACTCTGGAAAAACTGTCTGGACCCGCGTCGGACCACTGCGACTGTTTTTCGCAGCAACCGCACACACTGGGCGGTCACCGCGAACTGCGGAAAAGAAGGTCCGCCGGAAACTGATACCGTACGTCGGTTATATCGGCGGGATGATCGCCGGGTCCTCGGCGAGGAACAGCGTCTGCAGGCCGAGCGCCAGCGTCAGGATGACGCCGAGGATGACCACCGTTCGGACCATCCAGAGCCAGGTCGGGCCGAACGCCCGGAGCCCACCCGTTCCCTGTCGGAGCTCGGCAACTGCGCTGGAGGAGAGCACCCAGCCGACAAACACCAGAACGAGCAGCACCGACAGCGGGAGGAACAGCTTGTACGCGAGCGTGTCGAACCAGCCGAACCACGCCAGGTCCCAGGCTGACGGCAGACCCAGAGCGAACAGCCCAACTCCGAGAATTGCCGACAGCTGCACTCGCGAGTACGGCGTGTTGTCGACACCGTAGGAGACTGCAACTTCGAGCAGGCTGATCGCGGAGGAGATCGCGGCGATGAGGACAACGCCGAAGAACACGATACCGAGGAGTCGACCCCCGGGGAGCTGTGGGAACGCCGACGCCATCGCGACGAAGATGGCGGACGGGCCGCTGGTGTCGGGACTGATGTTGATGGCGAAGAGAATCGGGAACACGACGAGACCCGCCAGCACACCGACGAGCGTGTTCGTCACGACGATGATGCCACCATCGACCGGGAGGCTCTCGTCGTCACCGATGTACGAGGAGTAGGTGATCATGGCTGCCATCCCCAGCGAGAGGGTGAAAAACGCCTGTCCAACCGCGAACGGGATCAGGTCGCCGGCGTTCGCCGCCAGCGTGGAGAAGTCCGGCGAGAGGAAGTAGCTGTAGCCAGCGCCTGCTCCCTCGAGTGTGGTGACCCAGGCCGCCATCCCGATCATGAGGATGACGATGCTGGGGACCATCACCTTCGTCGCCTTCTCGATACCGTCCTCGACACCCACTGCGACGATGCCGACACAGATTAGCAGGAACAGCGCCTGCCCGGCGACAGCTTCTGGCCCACTTGAGATAGCGCCGAAGTACTCCGCGGAGTTTCCGAAGTATGCGCCCGTCGCGCTACCGAGGATATACCGCATGACCCACCCGCCGACGACGTTGTAATACGAGAGGATCCAGAATCCCGTAAAGACGCCCAGGCCACCGACGACCCGCCACTGCTTGAACCCGAGTTCTGCGAACGCGTCGACGGCATTACGGTTCGTTCGCCGACCGATGATGAACTCCGCCAGCATTGCCGGGAAGCCGATGAGCAACACGGCGGCGAGGTAAAAGACGAGGAACACTGCGCCGCCGTTTGTCGCGGTCTTGAACGGGAACTGCCAGATGTTTCCGAGACCGACTGCGCTACCGATCGCTGCGAGAAGGAACCCGAGCCGTGAGGCCCACGTTTCTCTGTCACTCATTGTGATGCGGCATATTCTTTTGGGGTATAAAAACCACCGTGATTCCGGTTCGCAATACCATCCGATAGTATGACCAGTCTGACATCATTTGCGACGGCGAACAGCAGCAGCCGAGAGGTCCACACTGACACCTCCTTGCTGGTCATTTCTCGACAGCGTGGATATGTGACTTCGAATCTACCTATATGACCACGTCCAGAATCTGTACCTCAAATAATCAAAAACAAGTCCACGGTGAAAATTGTTGGGTTTGATTCATGTTCGCCGCGTACTGTGGAACGTAGGGACCGAACCCCCGGTTCTCGGACAACAGACATGGACTATTCAGATACAGAGCGGATTGTTGATGAATCGCTCGAGTTCCCAGCGACGCATACGGCTGTGATTGAACAGATCGGTGCCATTGAAATAACGTCTCCCTCCGGTAACTCGGTGACTATTCAGGAGACGTTAGACCCGGTCGAAGAGGAGAGTTATCTGACCGCGGATGCGCTTTACACCTCGATTATCGGCAATCTCGACGAGACATTCATTGGACGCAAGTACTATGATGATCGCGGGGGGATTGCAATCGGAACTGAGATCAGAGACGAATCTACCGTCTCCTTCTGACGATTGCTCCCGCTCATCCAGACCCCCGGTCGTCGTTCTGGACACGATATCGGTGGGTGACCAGGCAATCGCACCGATACCCTAAATAGTCAAACGTGAGTGGAGTGGTTCGTGCTGTCGGTGGAAGACGCTGTCCGACGGTCTAGCTAACAGTATCAGACCTCGCCGTACACCGGCACCGCTGCGCCGCTGGTCACGGTGGCGGCGTCCGAACAGAGGAACAACATCACGTCCGCGATGTCTTTCGGGTCGACCCACGTTTCGAAGTCGGAGTCGGGCATCATCTCGCGGTTCATCGGGGTGTCGATGACGCTCGGCATCACGGCGTTGGCTCGCACGGCCCCGAGGTTCTCCGCCGCGATGGTCTCGGTCAGGAGTCGGACACCGGCTTTCGATGCGCGGTAGATACCGTCGCCGTCACCGCCCTCCAGTGACGACCGCGCGGAAACTGAGACGATTGCGCCCTTGGTCTCCCGCAAGTGTGGAACCGCGTGTTTCGACGCCAGAAACATCGTCTTCAGGTTCACGTCGAACAGGAAGTCGAACGTGTCCACGTCCGTCTCGTGGATCGGTGTGCCACCCCGCCACGTTCCGGCGATGTTCAGCAAGTAGTCCAGTCGCCCGTGTTCGTCGACGACTGCGTCGACAGTCTCGGCGACAGCCTCCTCGTCGCTGAAGTCTGCCTGGTAGAAATCCACGCTGTCGGGATCGGACAACAGGAAGTCCTCGGTATTCGGTTCGATGATGTCGCTTCCACAGACGGTCGTCCCGGCTTCGAGGAACGCGTTTGCGACCGCGCTGCCCAGCGCCCCGCCGACACCCGTAACCAGTGCTATCTCACCGCCGAAATCAAATTCGACTGACATACATCTGTCAACGGATAGCAAGGGGATAAATGCCAATCCCCGGAAACGCGAGGACCGGGCCGGTAAACCGACGACGGGGTCCGCAGTAGCCGGTCTACGGCATGACGACGAGTTTGCCGAGGAAGCTGTCGTTCAGTACGTCGTTGTGAGCGGCCGGGACGTCGTCGAGGTCGTACCGGCGGGCGACGACCGGCGTTAGGTCGTCGTCGGCCATGAGCGTCGCCAGTCGGGAAAGCACCGCGCCGAACTCCGGTGTGTTGAACATCGAGACGTGGTGAACGCTGAGGGCTTTGGCCCGGCAGCGCGGGACGTTCTCGAACGTCGCCGCGAGGTCGGTGTTCCCGATAGCGGCGATTCGAGCGCCCTGGGCGGCCACCTCGGCATCGAATGCGAGATAGTCGTCGAGCCGGTGGTCGAGAATCACGTCCGGCGCGCCGGCGTTGACCACCGCGTCAGCGAGGTCATCACGGCTGTAGTCGAACACGTCGTCCGCGCCGAGGTCGGCTAGCTGGTTGTGGTAGGCCGGTGAGGCCGTCGTCGTGACCTGCGCCCCGTTCGCCGCAGCCAACTGGACTGCAACGTGGCCCACACCGCCGCTGCCGCCGTGAATCAGCGCCCGCTCGGCCGGTTCCAGCGAGCAGGCGTCGACGAGCGTCTGCCAGGCGGTGACGCCGACGAGCGCGACGGCCGCCCCCGCCTCGGCGGACACCCCGTCGGGGAGCCGCGCCAGATGCGATTCGGGAACAGTGACGTACTCCGCGCAGGTCCCCTGGAGCCAGTTCCCCAGCCCGGTCGCGAACGCCCGGTCGCCCTCGGTGACGGTGGCCACGCGCTCGCCGGTCGCGGCGACGGTCCCGGCACAGTCGGAGCCGGGTATCCAGGGCAGTTCGCCCGGCTCGTAGTCGCCGGCCCGGAAGTACGTATCGACCGGATTGATCGCCGCTGCCTCGACTTCGAGCAGGACCTCCTCCGGACCTGGTGTGGGTCGTTCGATGTCGTCGACGCGGAGCACGTCCGTCCCGCCGTATTCGTGGAATCGTACAGCACGCATTGGGGTATGCGTCAGGTGGTATCGGGAAAACCTTTCCCCACGGACTGAGCGGCCCCGAATACGCTTCTCAACATATCGCGGTACGTTGAGTGACAGCGCCGACAGCGAACGAGTTGGGTCAGGACTCATATCGGCGACTGCGGATGATATTATCAGAAAAACACAACTAACCAACGTTAGCCGTACCGGGGCTATGAATTTCCACAGTGGCCACAGCGTTTATCATCGGTGAAAATTGCGCACCAACGCTTTATTAGCACGTTTGCGTAGCACTGGATGATGGAATCAGATAGGGACTCGCCGCTCCCGAGTTTTATTGCTGGCAGTTACGCTGCTAGACTCGGGTTGGCGCTTTCATTCGCGATAATTGTTATTATCGCCGCCGGGGTCCTGACAAGCGTGCAGGCGTCCGCCACTCTCGAGGAAGACGTTGCGGACGACATCACGGCGCTGTCAGAGACGCAGGCCGCACAGTTGGACGAATGGTTGACGACATCGCAGCGGGATGTCCGATCAACGTCGCGACTCCCCGTGTTCACTGACGGGACGAACACGGAGAAACAGCAACGACTGGAGGAGTTACGGTCCAACGAGGAACTCCCGCCCGGTGTCGTCGCAGTGCACTACTTCGACACCGAGACAAACGAGATCCGTGCCAGTTCGAATCAGGACTTCATCGGGGTCAACGCTGCCGAGCAGGGGGCACCGTTCGCTACGGACCCGCCACAGTTCGACGGTCCCGACGACACGCATGTGACGGAGCCGTTCTCCGTCTCGGTCGTCGACCATCCGATAGTGGCCGTCGTTTCGCCGGTCCCCGGTGACGAAGACAGAGCGCTCGTGTATATGATCGACCTCCGGGAGAAGGCCGACCAGATATCGAACCAGCGCGATGGGTCGTTTACCACGGTCGTCAACACTGACGGCGAGTTCGTCTCCCACCCCAACACCTCGATGATCGGGTCGACAGCACCGATCTCGGAGATGGAGTCGAACCCGCTGGGGACGCTCGAACCCGGCGAGAGCGCCTTCCACGAAACGGACAGTATGCTGATGGGACTGAACCGACTCGAATCACAGGACTGGGTCGTTATGGTCCACGCTGATCGCCAGAACGCGTACGCCCTGAGCGACCAGATCAACTCCGACCTCATCGGGCTCATTTTGCTTGCCGTCGTCAACCTCGGACTCATCGGAGTCACGATCGGCGGAAACACGATCGCTTCGCTGCGACGGCTTTCGGTGAAGGCCGAAGCGATGGCCGAGGGGGAACTCGACGTCGACCTCAGCACGTCACGCGAGGACGAGTTCGGAACGCTGTACGCCGCCTTCGACAATATGCGGGCGAACCTCCGGATGCAGATATCCGAAGCCGAAACCGCACGGCAGGAAGCCGAGGAGGCCAAAGAGCAGGCACAGACGGCCCGTGAGGACGTCGAATCCGAACGCAACGAGATGGAGGCGCTGACCGGCCACCTCGAACTCAAGGCACAGCAGTACAGCGACGCGCTCGCCGCCG
The genomic region above belongs to Haloarcula hispanica ATCC 33960 and contains:
- a CDS encoding uracil-DNA glycosylase family protein — its product is MKNVTARQHNPFGFDAPCEPFVPGYGDANAHFHVIGDHPGVHGGETSGIPFTDSAAGERLQRALVEAGLLAEAGTPPTVEKTYLSYLYMCGGEPPTESDYDDLEPLFDTELRAITAHVLLPVGERATRHVFANTTSEPTESIDMDARHATEVVGSGWLVYPIKEPAEWTADEEDALVDALTALLETDYRREADLGRFLPNDDPYLVR
- a CDS encoding acyl-CoA carboxylase subunit beta produces the protein MSHDDRVEDLRERKAEAERGGGEERIEAQHDRGKLTARERIDYFLDDGTFVEIDSLREHRSTNFDMADKKVPGDGVVVGYGKVDGRRVYVFAHDFTVFGGSLGEAFAQKVCKVMDKAIETGAPIIGLNDSAGARIQEGIDSLAGYADIFHRNQQASGVVPQISAIMGPCAGGAVYSPSITDFVYMVEETSHMFITGPDVIETVTGEEVGFDELGGAKTHASESGVAHFTAADEKEAMDDIRYLLSYLPQNNVEDPPRVKPWDDPERRDEALKTAVPDAPQKPYDMTDVVGRIVDEDSFFEVAEDFARNIVIGFARMDGHSVGVVGNQPRVNAGTLDINASRKGARFVRFCDAFNIPILTFVDVPGFMPGKDQERNAIINHGAKLLYAYSEATVPLVTVITRKAYGGAYDVMASKHIGADMNYAWPTAEIAVMGPKGAVNVLYDDELEDADDVEARRQQLIDEYRDAFANPYTAAKRGFVDDVIEPQETRPRLIDDLDLLRGKRKDQPDRKHGNIPL
- a CDS encoding biotin--[acetyl-CoA-carboxylase] ligase; translation: MNETRHRVLDALADGPVSGPTLADELDISRSAVWKHVEALRDEGFEIRSDDAGYVLDSVPEFGASAVEYGLDAPFSVEYHDSIPSTNARARDLAAEGASDVVVLADEQTGGRGRLDRDWHSPSGGAWLSVLFRPDVPMAHAPVFTLAAAVAVTRAAREAGVDASIKWPNDVLVRRGEEERKLVGILTEMEGEADRVSWVVVGIGVNANVDPADLPDEANPTSLSAERGEPVDRRLFTQRLLEEFDSLRQDTEQVVEAWREYATTLGQQVRVETPGGPIEGEAVDIQFPGALVIETESGTEVVSAGDCEHLRPVTE
- a CDS encoding acetyl-CoA carboxylase biotin carboxylase subunit; its protein translation is MFDKVLVANRGEIAVRVMRACEELGIGTVAVYSDADKHAGHVRYADEAYNVGPARAADSYLDQEAIIDAAKQADADAIHPGYGFLAENADFAERVQETDGVTWVGPESESMEALGEKTKARKIMQSADVPIVPGTTDPVDDPEEVVEFGEENGFPVAIKAEGGGGGRGMKIVHDPEEAEEQLESAKREGEAYFSNDSVYLERYLENPRHIEVQIIADHHGNVRHLGERDCSLQRRHQKVIEEGPSPALNDALREKIGDAARRGVRESDYYNAGTVEFLVEEDTDREQGELLGEEANFYFLEVNTRIQVEHCVTEEITDIDIVKWQLRVAMDEEITFEQDDVEIEGHAMEFRINAENAADDFAPATGGSLDTYDPPGGIGVRLDDALRQGDDLVTDYDSMIAKLITYGGDREECIERGKRALKDFDIEGIPTVIPFHRLMLTDEKFVTGTHTTKYLDEHLDRTRIEEAQEQWGTVTESDGDEDEEVVEREFTVEVNGKRFQVDLEERGAPPINVGDVDADGGSQPQRPRGGSSSDSGGGSATAAEGQEVAAEMQGTILEVNVEEGDEVEAGDVLCVLEAMKMENDIVAERGGTVNDVAVSEGESVDMGDLLFVIG
- a CDS encoding helix-turn-helix transcriptional regulator, giving the protein MESALEEIEFLALSSNRVEVLRLLATEPHSRGELAAETGASQATLGRIIADFEERSWIRRTGGEYVATATGRIVANGFTDLLGSLETEQRLRDIVQYLPTDAMAFDLQHLADATITVPSQTRPNAPVQRLLDLLRDAEEVRTFSHAFNDQAIRVVQERVTAGEQRFSGVFSPGAIDALAADDRLRKRLESLRAEPDASVRVRTDGVPLAVMIADDVVHLLLRDDNGVLQASIDTTAPAVREWAIEAFDAYWASAEPLSDEWAL